The following are from one region of the Tachyglossus aculeatus isolate mTacAcu1 chromosome 13, mTacAcu1.pri, whole genome shotgun sequence genome:
- the LOC119936311 gene encoding basic salivary proline-rich protein 2-like: MQTSPQGQAEESPAMANLRKSLEDLSLPASVSAGSGQPPDDPRQRIDPENSARSTDAVTSTSAACPGGLSGPRPEVNPGRRLWVDRKSGRHSGTPIASLSHQLEPRAQAEQGARLQKENRPASRGRREAAMGPRQERGKPQPGPASPGVDPRAGARRPNRLFPQRGDVPGPQPLPPGRPSFPAAGNGKSPGAGRGPGPSPGPADLGHGGPCGDPENGFLPAPRVTTSFRLAGYDWSLDSAPHDEGGRHEWLGGVPLGPAATGRAFRKPKRVAMSPDSSLGISTMSGGSPPHQPIAPPSGHPREPPSILSSGQEGRPPLPTGKSDALGFSGSVPRRRKPPRPPRLVRQDLLASREGQRCLGASGPFPCQPGRQNTAQEEAGPNPQPQPKPSLPEWQEGWVRAPPPSGSQDPTWQSNLEYLGGPVRDSVNSSFLLPFPLVSGLPQNHHSGFVMSHFPAAANWFIRCPQFPLYDLDVFCPCTFHAPCPLPKCLLGGEMSAPPRAFPMPFVKNRPPRDHRGPDCKLDAHLEACSEQQRALERERRKAEAALARTFPGKRASGSDSAPGVQLPGNPSHVDRLIADQLTERARVLSLVGEMEGLRGSPVHGNITRTLDRHLEAIRLAQARHGTEADHPAGPASHTAWAPRPGSSRSRDLRGDLTLAGAVKKLATSTRQARTALWCALQMTLAESPSDIPVNPEEMERALQGLGP, translated from the exons ATGCAGACTTCCCCTCAAGGCCAGGCCGAGGAGTCGCCCGCCATGGCCAACCTGCGGAAGAGCTTGGAGGACCTCAGCCTCCCCGCCTCCGTTTCCGCCGGTTCCGGCCAGCCCCCCGACGATCCTCGCCAAAGGATCGATCCTGAAAATTCAGCCCGGAGCACAGACGCAGTCACCTCCACCTCCGCGGCTTGTCCGGGTGGGCTCTCCGGGCCCCGCCCAGAAGTGAATCCGGGCCGGAGGCTCTGGGTGGACCGGAAATCAGGCCGCCACTCTGGGACCCCCATCGCAAGCCTGAGCCACCAGCTCGAACCACGAGCCCAAGCGGAGCAGGGCGCCCGTCTTCAGAAGGAGAATCGGCCGGCCAGCCGAGGGAGACGGGAGGCGGCGATGGGCCCCCGACAGGAGCGAGGGAAGCCCCAGCCAGGGCCTGCCAGCCCCGGTGTGGACCCGCGGGCCGGGGCACGCAGGCCGAACCGTTTGTTTCCTCAGCGGGGGGACGTCCCGGGGCCCCAGCCCCTGCCGCCAGGCCGGCCATCCTTCCCCGCTGCGGGAAATGGGAAGTCCCCGGGAGCCGGAAGGGGACCCGGCCCGTCCCCCGGCCCTGCCGACCTCGGCCACGGGGGACCCTGCGGGGACCCCGAGAACGGGTTCCTTCCAGCACCCAGAGTGACCACCTCCTTTCGGCTCGCCGGGTATGACTGGTCCCTAGACTCCGCCCCTCACGACGAGGGTGGCCGACACGAGTGGTTGGGTGGGGTGCCCCTGGGGCCGGCGGCTACGGGTCGGGCCTTCAGGAAGCCAAAGAGAGTGGCCATGAGCCCCGACTCATCTCTGGGCATTTCAACGATGTCCGGTGGCTCTCCTCCTCACCAGCCCATCGCCCCTCCCTCGGGTCACCCCCGAGAGCCCCCCTCAATCCTCTCATCGGGGCAAGAAGGAAGGCCGCCTCTCCCCACCGGCAAGTCTGACGCTTTGGGGTTTTCTGGCTCCGTGCCCAGGCGTCGTAAGCCACCCAGGCCCCCCAGACTTGTCCGACAGGACCTCTTGGCTTCCAGGGAAGGCCAGCGGTGCCTGGGGGCCAGCGGCCCCTTTCCCTGCCAGCCGGGGAGGCAGAACACAGCCCAGGAGGAGGCCGGACCGAATCCCCAGCCCCAACCGAAACCAAGCCTCCCCGAGTGGCAAGAGGGGTGGGTCCGGGCGCCGCCCCCCTCTGGGTCCCAGGACCCGACCTGGCAGAGCAATCTGGAGTACCTCGGTGGTCCTGTGCGTGACTCGGTcaactcctccttcctcctacccttcccgcTGGTGTCTGGGCTCCCCCAGAACCATCACAGTGGCTTTGTCATGTCCCACTTCCCGGCGGCGGCAAACTGGTTCATCCGTTGCCCGCAGTTTCCACTCTACGACCTCGACGTTTTCTGCCCCTGCACCTTTCACGCCCCGTGCCCCCTCCCGAAATGCCTGTTGGGTGGGGAAATGTCGGCCCCGCCCCGGGCCTTCCCAATGCCGTTCGTCAAGAATCGGCCCCCGCGTGATCACAGAGGGCCCGACTGCAAGCTTGACGCCCACCTGGAGGCATGCTCGGAGCAGCAGCGAGCCCTGGAGCGGGAACGGAGAAAG GCGGAAGCGGCGCTTGCTAGGACCTTTCCGGGGAAGAGAGCGTCCGGCTCCGACAGCGCTCCGGGCGTCCAGCTTCCCGGCAACCCGTCGCACGTGGACCGCCTGATCGCCGACCAGCTCACGGAGCGAGCCAGG GTTCTTTCTTTGGTTGGGGAGATGGAAGGGCTCCGGGGCAGCCCCGTCCACGGCAACATCACACGGACGCTGGACCGCCACTTGGAGGCCATCCGGCTCGCCCAGGCCAGGCACGGCACGGAAGCCGACCACCCCGCTGGACCCGCTAGCCACACCGCCTGGGCCCCGAGGCCGGGCAGTTCGCGGTCCAGGGACCTCAGAG GTGACCTGACCCTGGCGGGGGCCGTAAAAAAACTGGCCACGTCCACCCGCCAGGCCCGCACCGCGCTCTGGTGTGCCCTGCAGATGACTCTTGCAGAGTCCCCCTCCGACATCCCCGTGAAcccggaggagatggagagggcgCTGCAGGGACTTGGACCCTGA